Proteins from a genomic interval of Neovison vison isolate M4711 chromosome 4, ASM_NN_V1, whole genome shotgun sequence:
- the LY6H gene encoding lymphocyte antigen 6H has product MDHLHVPAFARGIPTRVLRPSARVVETFPASLTPEQSQVHGRPKGTAPRASQSPGAPTPQGCECAPDPRPALHAPTCGEHPDARGRRREGTRRGVPGPPAQGWGWGRGARPSPIGRPAPRRTSAHNPRAFPRPARSMPPAAMNSLGLVLLAGLLCSAPAHGLWCQDCTLTTNSSHCTPKQCQPSDTVCASVRITDPSSSRKDHSVNKMCASSCDFVKRHFFSDYLMGFINSGILKVDVDCCGGDLCNGGPGVGGSPWALAGGLLLSLGPTVLGAGP; this is encoded by the exons ATGGACCATCTCCACGTCCCCGCCTTTGCTCGGGGCATTCCCACACGAGTGCTGCGCCCTTCTGCCCGTGTCGTGGAAACCTTCCCTGCATCCTTAACGCCCGAACAGTCGCAAGTTCATG GGAGACCGAAGGGCACCGCTCCCCGTGCCTCCCAGAGCCCCGGAGCGCCGACCCCCCAGGGATGTGAGTGCGCCCCCGACCCGAGGCCCGCGCTCCACGCCCCGACCTGCGGTGAGCACCCGGACGCGCGCGGGAGGCGGCGGGAGGGGACTCGGCGCGGGGTTCCCGGGCCCCcagcccaggggtgggggtggggacgtgGCGCGCGCCCCTCCCCCATCGGCAG GCCCGCGCCCCGGAGGACCTCCGCCCACAACCCCCGCGCCTTCCCGAGGCCAGCCCGGAGCATGCCGCCTGCGGCCATGAACAGTCTCGGCCTGGTGCTGCTCGCCGGCCTGCTGTGCTCTGCGCCCG CTCACGGCCTGTGGTGCCAGGACTGCACCCTGACCACCAACTCGAGCCACTGCACCCCAAAGCAGTGTCAGCCGTCAGACACAGTGTGCGCCAGCGTGCGGATCACCGACCCCAGCAGCA GCCGGAAAGACCACTCTGTCAACAAGATGTGCGCCTCGTCTTGTGACTTCGTGAAGCGACACTTCTTCTCAGACTATCTGATGGGCTTCATTAACTCTGGGATCTTAAAAGTGGACGTGGACTGTTGTGGGGGAGACCTGTGCAATggagggccgggggtggggggcagcccctgggccctggccggggggctcctgctcAGCCTGGGGCCCACCGTCCTGGGGGCTGGGCCCTGA